The Amblyomma americanum isolate KBUSLIRL-KWMA chromosome 11, ASM5285725v1, whole genome shotgun sequence genome includes the window AGGAgagagttttagtatagcgtGCGCCGCCTACCGTCAGCGCAGCGCACACAGGCTCCTTGTGTCaccgtcctgtgtgcgctgttcaatcctgccATGCGATACTAACATACCCAAACTCTCACGCTACCGTCAACGCTTAACGCTGCCGCCGGtcggcagtgcgcatgcgcagaaggcgTAGCCTGGTCGGGTCCAggcaagtggcgccatctgtatCGCGCACTATGAGTTGCCGACCGCGGTAAGCGGTGACGATATATGGTTCACACTAAGctaaaaattggagaggacacttaaactccgccttacgGGTACGACACGATAGCGTAGTgtattaggctttccattctgagcagtttgacatctttgaacgcatttttaattttttcgaTTGCTTCAATTGATGAATTGATCAAGtgcacactctaaattttcttaattagctaCATCAAGCAGTGGCATTTCACTCTGGGCATTTTGACACCTTGAACCACTCTTtttccaatttttcatttttcatttctataattaataaattaattacaatgatttcattaactcgccatcgcctatcacacaccaatcaaccATCAATCAATAGAATCACAAATTACTATGATACGATTATTTTAATGCAGTctccgattatttccgacacgcggtgccgactactactaaaccgacggcttttcgaccgaatgagctgtatacgctacCGCGTAGAAACAAAGTACGGGAAGGTGCTGACAGCCATCTCATGTTACTTTAGAAGCCCAGCATGCTTATGCACCCATGAAAGGCGCATGGAAAAACAGTACGGAATTTAACCCTGATGTGGAGGGCGACTGCTgacgcgccactgttgctgcaccGTCGGTGCCCTCCGAGGCCAGGGCCTAGTCAAGAGGATGTGTTCCCTCCTTTTGCCCTGCCTCAAGGGAAAGAACTATGTATTACCTCAATAAACCTCAAACCTAAACATACGCACGCTCCTTCCAGCGATTATTGAACCCTATTTAAAACAAGCCATTTTTGCTGACTCTCAACAAAACCGCCGTGCTGGGAGCCGAAACACCAATATCTTTTTTAGTGGTCGGCGTTGCTGTTTGCTTTCAAGGGAAAATTATATAAGCTCTTTGCTTTTGTCAGCATTCGTTATGAACAAAAATATAGTCAAAGCCTAAAGTTTCGCAAGCACTGATAAGAGCACTAGAGTTGTCCTGATCTGTGCTGGGAGAGAAATAAGGATCAAGCGAAAACGAGAacagctgtgcgatgtcagggcacgttaaagatccccaggtggtcgaaattattccggagccctccactatacgtcacctctttcttcctttcttctttcactccctcctttaccccttcccttacggcgcggttcaggtgtccgccgatatatgagacagatactgcgccattttctcccccccccccgaaaaaaaaacaattattattgaaTTCGATTCAGCACGCTTACCTTGACAGGATGGAGGTAGCTTCTGCTGTTGCTGGCATCAAGTTCCCTTCCTGGAGAGTCGTCCGGGGAGCTCTGTGAATAGTTAATGCGTCACCTAATGAATAATGTTCTTTTTAATACTCTTAATATTAATTTTAATATCATTTTATTATTCTAATGTTCTCCTTTAGGCAGGTAATCTTGCTAAAGAAAAAAGTTTGTACTATGCTCGTGTCATGACCCTTTTGCACACCGCATCTATCTCCAGTCCACCACAAGGCTCGACAGGCAGCATAAAGCACATGAAAATGAACCTGACATATTCTATACGTAGACGCCGCAGAGTACTTCCACCTCTCAGCTTACGCCCTCTATGTACTCTCCAACAACCTACAAAGCGCGTCAGGCTTGACCAGGGCAAACACCTCGATaggagccgaagaagcagccatcgcGCTAGCGatatcgtcttccactgccactcttATCCTGAGCGATTCCAAAACCGCCATTCAAAAGTTTGCCCGCGGACAGGTACATGCTGCCACCTATAAAGTGCTCACCACCAACCCCCAACCACCTCGCCTCATCCACATAGTCTGGGTACCGGCCCATTCGGGCAATCCCGGTAACGAAGCGCCCCATTCcgctgctcgagcgtacgtcaaccgagcggcGTGTACTGAAGACCCAGGCAGCGCGAGAGACCGGCTGATCGCATATCACGACATCACGCTACACTACCTCCAAGAACGTCTACTTTACCCCCCGCCACACACATCGCTGACAAGACATTAACAGACGACCTGGCGACAACTACTGGCTCTCAATTTTCCCTCCCCAGCGctagagttcccgggttcgaacccgaccgcggcggctgcgtttttatggaggaaaaacgctaaggcgcccgtgtgctgtgcgatgtcaccgcacgttaaagatccccaggtggtcgaaattattccggagccctccactacggcgcctctccctttcttctttcactccctcctttatcccttcccttacggcgcggttcaggtgtccaacgatatatgagacagatactgcgccatttcctttccccaaaaaccaattatatattacaTACTAGCGCTTTTCTTCACTTTTACTCACACCCCCCGAATATTCCCTTTGTGGGGCCCCGAGAGCCACATTCGACCACATTAAGTTCGTCTGCCGACAACTGCAACAATGGGCCCTCGCGGACCCGGAGGCGTGGGATGGGAGGTCGTGGTCTCTAGTTCCGACCCAGCCTCGCAACTGAGACTCGTGCAGTGGGCGGAGAAGGTCGGCTTCAGGCATGGGCTGCCGGCCACTACCCACGCCCAGGAGCCAGGCCACCTGTAGTAAACCATGAGGGCTCCTCcaataataaagtttttcactaCCACTATCCCCGCACtttaagcagaaaggagtaaaaaagggactAAACTCTCCTCTGGCGCACAATAAATGGATGTGCGGTAGGCGACAACTTACTCCCCctctttactcccatacaggcgtattcgtgtttagagtgcacccTCTACCCAGACACCACTCCTCCATCCTCGCTGCTGGCGTCACCCAACGGGTCTGACTTTGATGAGGCAAGGTATATGGCCATTGCAAAGCagaagtttgggctagttggccaGCGCATGTGCTGTCTTCCTTCTCTACAAGTTCGTCACGTCTAACCATGAAAGTGGACATCCTGAACACTTAATGTTCGACCAAATGAAGTGGTCCCTCTTCAGACTTCGCTGCCATTGCTCGGTTCAATGCTAGACGAAGATGGCTTGCTCTCTTTTCAACCCGGTGAACTTGCCCACGTTAGCTCACCTTTTAGTGATTTTCTCTGGGTTCCTGTGTTTTGGCTATTAGCAACGGCAGTGGATCAATGCGGGAACGAAAGCGAAAATGTTCGCCTAAATGTGCGTGTTGGTGTGTCATTTGGTGGGCGACTTAGTACAGCtcttgagtgagtgagtgagtgagtgagtgagtgagtgagtgagtgagtgagtgagtgagtgagtgagtgagtgagtgagtgagcgagcgagtgagtgagtgagtgagtgagtgagtgagtgtttgggtgtgtgtgtgtgggggtgggtgggtgggtggatgagtgagtgagtgagtgagtgggcgggTTGGTGGATGAATTAGTGAGTGAGTGGGCGGGTGGGTGgatcagtgagtgagtgagtgagtgagtgagtgggtgggtgggtgggtgagtgagtgagtgggtgggtgggtgggtgagtgagtgggtggatAAGTGGGTGAatgagtgggtgggtgagtgagtccgtgagtgaatgagtgggtgggtgggtgggtgagtgagtgagtgagtgagtgagtgagtgagtgagtgagtgagtgagttggtTGGGGTtgggtgagcgagtgagtgagtgagtgaaagtgaGAGCTCTCATGCAGCCAAAGGTACCTCACCGTGCCGCCTTCATCGCCATGCGTCTGCTGCTCGTCGTCGGACAGCAGCGCCCCCAGGTGGGCAATGTAGTTCGAAGCCAGCACCAAGATGTCCAGCTTAGACAGCTTCGTGTCCGGAGGCACTGCGGGCAGCGAGCCCTGCAGGGCTTGGAACGCGCTGCGAAGGCTCCTCACGCGGCTGCGTTCCCGGGCGGCGTTCCGCGACGTGGCTTTGGCTTGGCTTCTGGCTGCGGACGGCGCGTTGCAGTCTGCGACCGAGAGTAACGCCGCCTCGCGGGCTTCAGCATCTGTACTAGAGTCGGGCAGGGCTCCCTGCAGCAGCTGCTCGCAGCAGTCGCTCGTGGGCACGGGGGGCACTTCCAGGAGAGGAGACAGGCCTGCGTTGAAAACATGCGTTCGTAGGAAGAATAATTACGAggtttttattgtttcttttattttcatcatcgtcatcaccagtCTGTATAAGCCCatcgcaggacaaaggcctctctcatgtctgtCAAATTACCCcgtcagctgcagccaccgtgccagctgcagccaccgtatcccaccaaacttcttaatctcatccgtctacctatctttctgccgccccctgctacgcttgccctctcttggaatccagtacgttacctttaaggaccagcggttatcttgctttcgcattacatgccctcctcaagcccatttcttcctcttgatttcgactaggatgtcattaacccgcgtttgttccctcacccactctgcccgcttcctcgGTGAgcaccggtaggatacagctgttgtacacttttctcttgagggttattggtaaactgccattcattatctgagataCCCTTAAGAGCTcaaccccatttttattcttctagttatttcgcctTCGTGACTCTGatctgcggtcactgcctgccctaactactcttcccttaccacttccagtgcctCGCTCATTGTTTCTCAACGAAGATATCTCTTCACGTAGTTGTAGCTGTGCGGCCATAAAGGAAACACCTTCGTTACGTCGAGAGACCATTTTCACTGGTGGAGAGAACAATTTCTCCTTGCCCGGGATCCGACAACTCACAACCAATCTCGGTTGCGAGCACTCGGAGTCGCACCCGGCCACGTGAGACAGCTTGAATCGACAACTCGAAGCAGTGGGAATATTTTAACCGCGAACTCGACGCGGCCGAACACAGCCAGCGGCCAAGCAAGAACCGGTGTCTCGCCAACCCGTCGCTTATCCCTTGCACAAAtttgtttagacagtctataggctgtccatagacaATCCCTGGAGAACAGTCCataggcaacacaaatcctatagacagtcaatagacaaTCTGTGGatgtatggccatacacttttagtagacttttgtccatagacagtctgtagactattattagacaaaaataaatatttattgaaaggcaatagagtctaagaaatttacagactgtctatagaccatttttataagggatcgTCGCCACTAACACCCTCAGAGAAACGGCGGAAAGCAACGCGTAGTCAGTGGCAAAGAggggaggtctccagaataatctcgaccacctgctTCAAGCCTCCATCTAATTGCTGTGCACAGAACAtgttgctcacaacccggtgggcaaattgtgatgacgttacaacgtcgcgtgacctctctcgaccagtcGTCTCGGTAATAGGcggcgttttaaagcgaaagccttactaCTCCCTTACGCAGCTCGTTCGACGcgtgtttcatatggccttgaacaGAGGAGAACCACGTGACGTCGCCAAGCCACAGTTTtagccggagtgcagcaaatgcggcggcaaagccaccgtagaccacttcttctgggactgtccgggAGATCCccaaccaatatcgctcaagaggctcgcgctccagggcccgtgggagaccttgttgctcagctccgacctggaaacccaagtacagtgGTGACGAGAGCccaagaggtcgccgccagtctccactgacggccgcctaacaagatcaacaaacccatttataactcaagccgataataaacatTTTCCAATCCAAAATGCCGAAACCGATAATagcgggagcttcgaaaacaaaggaaaggctcataactgccccaccccccccccttttccgggacagtggacacctcagtcgtggTTTAAGTtacgtggcggtagtgaaagGTTGTCTGGCTAAATATCTGATACGGCCGGGTACCATTGgaacccaagatattaaacttattttttgaaATACGGCTGTGTGCTTCAAGCACTCTGGCACGGATCGGCCCGGTATTTCACAGCCTCCGGAATCGGCCCGGAGCATACTAGCGCGCGTCTTATCTTTCTATCTTTACTCTCCtatctttaactctcctactttcggcacgtggcagcggtagtggctcggcttgagccatggtgggcaggcccgtgctcttttttttttcattcttcctgtcgtcaccagcagcagcagcagcagcagcaaggtgcgctgcatgcgttggcattgacaacgttgcggcagaaacgcggcactgaagctataggccgtcggGGTTCATTGTCTTCATTGCTGTTGGCAttgcgatgattttgaggaaaggaagggcacataacttgctccctgagtcagtggatgcctcaatcgtgctttgaggtacgtgggaatgtgagagagagagagagagtgagatgtgagctgcatgcatttgcgctgacaacgttgtggcagacacgcggcaatgcagcaacaggccgcagcgttcaatgGGTGACCAACCACTCGCaatcagccattaatttaactgcgacctgccttaatggcagggtgggcgcgctgtctGTTTAGTGTCCGGAACGcagtcaacgttacagacgccaagccgcgtctagttgcccaatacaccacagttatcgctctctaacaaggttcaccagtaattaataataatagtaattggttttttggggacaaaggaagtggcgcagtatctgtctcatatatcgttggacacctgaaacgagctgtaagggaagggataaaggagggagtgaaagaagaaaggaagaggtgccgtagtggagggctccggaataattttgaccacctggggatcttaaatgtgcacattgacatcgcacagcacacggacgccttagcgttttgcctccataacaacgcagcagccgcgagttctaccttgaacgattaataactggacgatCCACTCCAGTTCCAACACagcgctgtgcgcgtgtgttttaattcctccaacacgaactaatcacgcgcacaacctggacacatttcttattgtgtaaatagtttgtacatattacttctcccctatcctctcttcctgtcccctcacctctttcatttcatttctccattcggcctgctatcctttatttccgctgccccagctcaggtgcttcagtatcgatggccgatgccggggctagcaaaaatcttttccttactatttactattattttaataaacaaaacGCTACCAccaccgcggtcggattcgaacccgagagctccggatcagtagccgagcgtcctaaccattgagccaccgcggcggggccggtgACTAAACCCCAGATAATTTTTTTCACTCTCCGCCCACCCCTTCCTCCATTCCATCCAGTGTGGTTAGCTTTCCGCCGAGAAGTGAGcctgttactgcgcctttcctttgctaaTAACCTCccggcgctgttgaggtgtccactgagaagtgtggtggtggtggtagtggttttattaaaaataatagtaaaaaggaaggaaaagatttttgctagccccggcatctgccatcgatactgaagcacctgagctggggcagcggaaataaaggacagcaggcagaatggagaaatgaaatgaaagaggtgaggggacaggaatagaggaccgggggagaagtaatatgtacaaactatttacacaataagtaatgtatccaggttgtgcgcgtgattagttcatttaagaggaattaaatcacacacgcgcacagcactgtgtaggttacaactggagtggggcgtccagttattaatcgttcaaggtagaactcgcggagcgttcggtcactgcgtgtaactacctgacggagaacagacgggacgtcaagcccgtgtgttcgaggaatgcacagaggctactgcgcttttttttctctctatttgcGTTTGTTAATATTGCAATATTTGGGGTAAATTTGCGACAATGGCCCCTCGTGTGTGAAAACATTGAACCAATAGTCAAAAGACGGAGTGATGTACAGAAATACACTGCGCAACATGCGACAAACAGTTTCAAAGctgtgaaaaaaataataactaCGTTCGCGCCATTTGCCAGTGCACTTTACAACGTTTTGTGGAGTGTCGTAGACCTCATCGGCAGGCGACTGTGGCTCCATTGCTGCGGTGAGAGTACGCCGTGACTTGTCTTATTCGCACGACGCACTAGTTTCGTCGGGAGATAGCTATTgctctggcattgaaaaaaaaaatcgcgttaATTTATATTATGTTCACGCCGTTATAGTCTCGCGGCTATTTCTGCATGTGAAATGAATATGCCTTCACTcaaccacattcattttacagaGAAGCTGCATACCACTACCGTCCAGGAAAATTTTCGTGTCTTCGTAAGCAAAAAAACGCCGCGATAAAAATAGAATGCCACTCCGAGCGGAAAAGTACCCAACTGAGGGTAAAAAATGTATTAAAAATtgaagaataaataaaaataataaaaataaagactAAAAAGCATATAACGGGGTAATATAGGTACCTTTCACTTGTCTCTGCTTTCACTCTTCGtcgagccacgtgtgtgaattttcaagtgctGTCGCAATGaataattgggtgtcgttttacagcttcggtccaaccaccttcacagagcGAATtcgagccacaattttttttctgcaagtgcctgttcctttcttctctcagtccccgctttatcccttctcttacggcgcggttcaggtgtccgccgagatgtgaaacagatactgcgccatttcctttctccaaagaccaattttcaattttcaattcaaGCATTAGATGACTCATCTATGCGAAAACCAGGCGTCACCCCAAAAGCGACTCGCGACTTGTCAGAACTGTGTGGCGTCATAAAAggcgtcatcatcattatcagcctgactacacccactgcagggcaaaggcatctctcatgtctctccaattcacctggtcctttgccggctgcggccaccgcattccagaaaacttcttaatctcatccgcccagttAACTTTCTCCCGCCCCGTgatgcgcttgccttctcttgtaatatccactccgttacctttaaagcccagcggttatctcgccttcgcctCTGCCCAAGGTCATTTcttctcttgatttcggctaggatgtcattaaacatTGTTTGATACCTGGCCcaatctgccctcttcctgtctcttaacgttacgccaatcatatttctttccatggctcgctgcgttgtccttaacttaacctgaaccctttttgttagcctccacgtttctgccccgtaggtgagtaccggtaagattatctgttgtacactttcctcttgagggaaattggtaaactgccactcatgatctgagggaatctgccatatgcgctccacccgattcttattcttctagttatttcgctttcGTGATTCGGTTCAGCTGTCACTATCtggcctaagtagacgtattcccttaccacttccaggaCCTAGCTTTCAACTGCGAATTGCtgctcccttgcgagactgttgaacattactttggttttctgcatgttaatttttagacccatcgatctgctctgcctgtctaactcattgatcacgtTTCGCAGTTCATGCCCTGTGTGACTTAGCATGGCAATGTCATGAGTGAATTGCACATTACTTAactattctccattaactcttatccccaactgttcccaatcgaggcctcagaatacctcctgtaaacaggcgatgaatagtattggcgagatcgtgtctccttgcctgacgcccatccttactggaattttattgttgacattatggaggactgtggtagctgtgcaatCGTTATAGATATATTCcattattttcacataagactctccTGCACCCTTATTCCGCAATTCCtccatcactgctgaggtttccactcagcCAAGTGCTTTCTAGTATCAATCAAGGTTATATATAGCGGTCGGTCGTATTCTGCGCATTTTGCTATCAacttattgatagtgtgaatgtcgagtatcctttacgaaagcctgcctgatcatttggttgagtCAAGTCTAAgattgtcctgactctattagcgatcaccttagtaaataccttataggcaacggacagtaaggtGATCGGTCTGTAAATTTTTTAAGTCCTTGACGTCTGCTTTCCTCGCCAaattcagtttccaatggcgccCTGTCCGGAACCATAGATTCTTATTACCCTCCGCTGAATAACGGGTCTGACCGCTGTCTtggtcatttgctccgcagccgctggcgaTTGGGGCCCcaaggttaattggtttgttcatagaagaaTATGCTCAACCACTTCTTAACGTTCTGAATGTTACGCGATTCGGAGCAGCATTCGCCCCACTTGATTTTCCTTGGTCAGtcagcggagttcttgggtgccGGATTGTCTCGttttcaaactccccaaatctgatTGGGTGAATCGTTGCTTGGGCCACTAAATGTGCGAATACCCGATATTATTCTGGTGTGGTCCATCACCTCATGGTGTGGTCCATCACCTCAGTTGTGGGCATCATCATCGATTATATTTATCCACGCAATGCTTAAGTAATCCCTTTTCCGTTGTTAAATACTATGTGCGAGACTACTTGATGACCTTCCGCTTACATGTTTCAACTGCGACTGATGCCTCGGTGTGTGAAGGaaaggcaggtgtaggcattTACTACCAATCCCTTGACTGGCCTTTTCTCTTCGTCTTCGAGATTTCACGCCTGTTTATTTGGCCGAGTATCTAGCGGTGGTTCTTGCACTGCGCAAAATACCCAACTCTTTTTCGGTAATAACAATAATTATGAACTCATTatccttatgcacttccctgactgcgTCTACCGAATCGCAGCCATTTCGAATGCAAAAATTTCGAATCCCTCCACATGTCCAATCAATTCGATTTGTTTGGGTACCTGGACACAGGGGTCTTcatttaaatgaatcagctgatgctttagccaAGGCTGCCCAGAGTGGTCCGATGGTTGACGCCCTTTCAACCTGTGCTTACATTACGGTGGCACGGTTTCGTACGTACACTTTAATGAGGGAatttggcgcatcagcgcttacttccttgggcGATTTTCAGCACCTCATTTTCCCTTGAAGGAACAAATCTTGGCGACCTTTcaaacttgaagtttccttcacgcaaCTACGTTGCAGTGTGCCGCAACTAAATATTTACCACTACAGTCCTGGTCTTGCGacctccccattgtgtccgtattatGCTGAGCCGGAAACAACAGGGCACTTTTTTTCTCCATTGTGTCGCTAGTCATCGATAAGGAGGCGGCTGTTACAAGTTCCTTTACAGAAGCTCAGTTTGCGCTGTCTTTTGCGGTTGTTATATTCCTTGGCACTTCTATGCTTGgacataccaatgggaatgtttgcacTGCCGTTAAAAATTTTCTTATAGAAACAAAACGCCTACCATCGTAAGCTTTCGTAATTCCCCCTTTGCCCTTTATTTTGGAATTTCCTTCTTgctgttaataataattggtttttgaggaaaggaaatggcgcagtatctgtctcatatatcgttggacacctgagccgcgccgtaagggaagggataaaggagggagtgaaagaagaaaggaggaagaggtgccgtagtggagggctccggaataatttcgaccacctgcggatctttaacgtgcactgacatcgcacagcacacgggcgccttagcgtttttcctccataaaaacgcagccgccgcggtcgggttcgaacccgggaactccggatccttTTTGCTGTTCCTACAtgttgtttcttctttcttttaccCACTCTCTCACATAAATATAAGCTTGTTAGGCCCCCTTGCCACCCTCAACCACCTCTCTCAAGGAAACTAtgttgcacaatttttttttttacatcatcaAATGTtatacccgccgcagtggctcggtggttagggcgcttggctactgatctggagtactcGGGTCGAACCCAAcggcggcgactgcgtttcgatggaggcgaaacgctaaggcgcccgtgtgcattgcgatgtcagtgcacgttaaagatccccaggtggtcgaaattattccggagccctccactacggcacctctttcttctttcactccctcctttatcccttcccttaaggcgcggttcaggtgtcagccgagatgcgagacagatactgggccattttctttctccaaacGCTAT containing:
- the LOC144111187 gene encoding uncharacterized protein LOC144111187 — encoded protein: MEDFLNMDFDTADCSWKLWEGIEEEPCYFDGLLELDLASDLGLSTSSSDDASLGLSPLLEVPPVPTSDCCEQLLQGALPDSSTDAEAREAALLSVADCNAPSAARSQAKATSRNAARERSRVRSLRSAFQALQGSLPAVPPDTKLSKLDILVLASNYIAHLGALLSDDEQQTHGDEGGTSSPDDSPGRELDASNSRSYLHPVKKWPMRSRLYAGTKPYADGRPRRQASDLLQAKRPSRNSWKRLESSSRAQYGYDK